From the genome of Virgibacillus proomii, one region includes:
- the dapD gene encoding 2,3,4,5-tetrahydropyridine-2,6-dicarboxylate N-acetyltransferase, whose product MKMMDGNEIINFISNSKKSTPVKVYVKGEGLDQLTIDDSIQAFLESKSGVLFGEWNEVQRLLNDHQDVITDYVIENDRRNSAIPLLDLKGINARIEPGAIIRDQVEIGDGCVIMMGAVVNIGSVIGEGTMIDMNAVLGGRATVGKNCHIGAGTVLAGVIEPPSAKPVIIEDDVVIGANVVVLEGVTIGKGAIVAAGAIVTKDVAPNTLVAGTPARVLKEIDENTKSKTEIKQELRKLNN is encoded by the coding sequence ATGAAAATGATGGATGGAAATGAAATTATCAACTTTATTTCGAATAGTAAGAAAAGCACACCTGTAAAAGTGTATGTAAAGGGAGAAGGATTAGATCAATTAACGATTGATGATTCCATCCAAGCTTTTTTAGAATCAAAAAGCGGTGTTTTGTTTGGAGAATGGAATGAGGTACAAAGACTGTTAAATGACCATCAAGATGTGATAACGGATTACGTTATCGAAAATGATCGTCGTAATTCAGCGATTCCTTTACTTGATTTAAAAGGAATAAATGCACGAATTGAACCGGGTGCTATTATTCGTGATCAAGTAGAGATTGGTGATGGCTGCGTCATTATGATGGGAGCAGTAGTTAACATTGGTTCTGTTATTGGCGAAGGAACTATGATAGATATGAATGCTGTACTTGGTGGACGAGCAACGGTTGGGAAAAATTGCCACATTGGAGCAGGTACTGTATTAGCTGGTGTAATTGAACCACCATCAGCAAAACCGGTAATTATTGAAGACGATGTAGTTATTGGGGCAAATGTTGTAGTATTAGAAGGGGTAACGATTGGTAAAGGTGCAATTGTTGCTGCCGGAGCAATTGTCACAAAGGATGTAGCGCCAAACACATTAGTAGCAGGTACTCCTGCAAGAGTATTAAAGGAGATTGACGAAAATACGAAATCGAAAACTGAAATAAAACAAGAACTTCGCAAGTTGAATAATTAA
- a CDS encoding aspartyl-phosphate phosphatase Spo0E family protein has translation MTTTDNLLKRIEFLRNKMTMVALEKGFTNLESIKISQELDRLLNLYENIKQHETKK, from the coding sequence ATGACTACAACAGACAATCTTCTAAAACGTATTGAATTTCTACGCAATAAAATGACGATGGTCGCTTTAGAAAAAGGATTTACAAATTTAGAGTCCATTAAAATTAGTCAAGAATTGGACAGACTTTTAAATTTATATGAAAATATAAAGCAGCATGAAACAAAGAAATAA
- a CDS encoding cation diffusion facilitator family transporter, with the protein MSHQHNHSHSHDHGRHHHTTSNKKVLFFSFLLITFFMIVEAVGGFLTNSLALLSDAGHMLSDAAALGLSLLAFKIGERQATYSKTYGYRRVEIIAAFINGLTLIIISLYIFYEAFQRFIEPPNVSASMMIIAFIGLVVNIVVAWMLMRGDSQENLNIRSALLHVLGDLLGSIGAIIAGILILLFDWNIADPIASVIVALLIVISGIRVTKDSIHILMEGKPTNINVEEVKSKLMELPGIEDVHDFHIWSITSEFPALSCHLVVDNTVDRDKILIQANKLLKKHFDISHSTLQIEGINSHIKNNCNDCSPS; encoded by the coding sequence ATGTCACATCAACACAATCATAGTCATAGCCATGATCATGGCCGACATCACCATACGACTAGCAATAAAAAAGTACTGTTTTTTAGCTTTTTGTTAATTACCTTTTTTATGATTGTTGAAGCTGTCGGTGGCTTTTTAACAAACAGTCTCGCACTGCTTTCAGATGCCGGACACATGCTCAGCGATGCAGCAGCCCTTGGCTTAAGTCTTCTGGCATTCAAAATCGGTGAACGTCAAGCAACATATTCTAAAACTTACGGTTACCGTCGAGTTGAAATCATTGCTGCCTTCATAAATGGATTGACATTAATTATAATTTCACTTTATATATTTTATGAAGCATTTCAACGGTTTATTGAGCCGCCAAATGTAAGTGCAAGCATGATGATTATCGCCTTCATCGGCTTAGTTGTGAATATCGTTGTCGCATGGATGCTAATGCGCGGCGATTCACAGGAAAACTTAAATATTCGCAGTGCTCTTTTACACGTCCTTGGTGACCTTTTAGGATCAATCGGTGCCATTATTGCAGGTATCCTCATATTGCTATTCGACTGGAATATCGCCGATCCAATTGCGAGTGTTATCGTTGCGCTCCTCATTGTGATTTCTGGAATTAGGGTAACAAAAGATTCGATTCATATTTTAATGGAAGGAAAACCTACTAATATTAACGTTGAAGAAGTAAAAAGCAAATTAATGGAGCTACCAGGAATTGAAGATGTTCACGATTTTCATATTTGGTCAATCACTTCTGAATTTCCGGCTCTAAGCTGTCATTTAGTTGTAGATAATACTGTAGATCGAGATAAAATCCTTATTCAAGCAAATAAACTGTTAAAAAAACACTTCGATATCTCACACAGTACACTGCAAATAGAAGGGATAAACTCGCATATCAAAAACAACTGTAATGACTGTTCTCCTTCCTAA
- a CDS encoding EamA family transporter, whose product MFSKLALRTYSTLSVTTFTFITAAIALSPFFPYAEKGALLINPLVLFYALGLGFLPTAFAYIYTYVKQKHPRHRF is encoded by the coding sequence ATTTTTAGTAAACTTGCATTAAGAACGTATTCAACACTTAGCGTTACAACATTTACTTTTATTACGGCAGCAATTGCTTTGTCTCCATTTTTCCCGTATGCAGAAAAAGGAGCGCTACTGATTAATCCGCTTGTATTATTTTATGCCCTTGGACTTGGATTTTTACCAACTGCTTTCGCTTATATTTATACATATGTCAAACAGAAGCATCCAAGGCATCGATTCTAA
- a CDS encoding ArsR/SmtB family transcription factor, with translation MDYQPIGEHLIEHVSQTFKALSDPTRIKILHLLSHKEYSVTEIAQKLSMHQSTISHQLKYLKQLRLVKNRREKTTYYYSLDDDHVMNLLKQTIEHSEHTK, from the coding sequence ATGGATTACCAACCAATTGGTGAACATTTAATTGAACATGTATCGCAAACCTTTAAGGCTTTATCAGACCCGACCCGAATCAAAATATTACATCTGCTTTCTCATAAAGAATACTCTGTAACTGAAATTGCTCAAAAATTAAGCATGCATCAATCGACTATTTCACATCAATTGAAGTATTTAAAACAATTGCGGTTAGTAAAGAATCGCCGTGAAAAAACGACTTACTACTATTCACTAGACGATGATCATGTTATGAATTTATTGAAACAGACGATTGAGCATAGTGAACATACAAAATAG
- the lepB gene encoding signal peptidase I — protein MSESKKKNEWLEWVKALIIAILIAFFLKTFIFATSIVEGESMDPTLQDGERVIFNKIIYIIDEPERGDIVIIEKPYKNYVKRVIGLPGETIEINSGNLYINGEQYEQTFLDEDAQRQTGNFGPQKIPEGSYFVMGDNRAISKDSRNGLGFIEENEIIGRSEFVIFPFDQWTLTR, from the coding sequence GTGTCAGAATCAAAAAAGAAAAATGAATGGTTGGAATGGGTAAAAGCATTAATTATTGCTATCTTGATTGCTTTCTTTTTAAAGACGTTCATCTTTGCAACTTCCATAGTTGAAGGTGAAAGTATGGACCCCACGCTTCAAGACGGAGAAAGGGTTATCTTTAATAAGATCATTTATATCATTGATGAGCCAGAGCGCGGAGACATTGTTATTATTGAAAAACCGTATAAAAATTATGTGAAACGAGTAATTGGACTACCCGGAGAAACCATTGAGATTAATAGTGGTAATTTATATATAAATGGGGAGCAATATGAACAAACATTTCTTGATGAGGATGCCCAACGACAAACTGGTAATTTTGGCCCGCAAAAAATACCAGAAGGAAGCTATTTTGTAATGGGAGATAATCGTGCAATTAGCAAAGACAGCCGTAATGGACTGGGGTTTATTGAAGAAAATGAAATTATTGGACGTTCTGAATTTGTTATTTTTCCATTCGACCAATGGACACTGACTAGATAA
- a CDS encoding aminotransferase A: MQHLLNKHVLSIEISGIRKFFNLVADEEDIVSLTIGQPDFHTPEHIKEAAVQAIYDNKTTYTHNAGLLDLRKAISRFYEKSYHVSYHPENEVIVTTGASQAIDITFRTILNPGDEVLLPAPIYPGYEPLIRLAGAKPVHMDTTKTNLKLTKETLLQYITPKTKCLVLPYPSNPTGMSFTKEELATLVDVLKGKSIFILADEIYSQLVYDQAHTSIASFPDMKEKTIVINGVSKSHSMTGFRIGYALAPQWLSRQMLKVHQYNVSCATSISQYAALEALTNGLEDTKLMREAYQKRRDYVLKRLQAMGLACLKPEGAFYMFPRFPLKEKTSFQLGLDLVRKNRVALVPGDSFSSLGEGYMRLSYAYDQATLALGLDRLEEYLKNHLLN, encoded by the coding sequence ATGCAACACTTATTGAATAAACATGTATTATCAATTGAAATTTCTGGGATTCGTAAATTTTTTAATTTGGTGGCTGATGAAGAGGACATTGTGTCTTTAACAATTGGACAACCAGACTTTCATACTCCTGAACATATTAAAGAGGCAGCTGTTCAAGCAATCTATGACAATAAAACAACTTATACACATAATGCTGGTCTACTTGACTTACGAAAAGCTATTTCTCGCTTCTATGAAAAAAGCTATCATGTATCTTATCATCCAGAAAACGAAGTGATCGTAACTACAGGTGCTTCACAGGCTATTGATATAACGTTTCGCACTATATTAAATCCTGGTGATGAAGTGTTACTCCCTGCTCCTATCTACCCGGGATATGAACCATTAATACGGCTAGCAGGAGCTAAACCTGTACATATGGATACGACCAAAACAAATTTAAAGTTGACAAAGGAGACACTTCTCCAATATATTACACCCAAAACAAAGTGTCTAGTGCTTCCTTATCCATCTAATCCAACCGGAATGTCATTTACTAAAGAGGAATTAGCCACACTAGTGGATGTATTAAAAGGTAAGTCTATCTTTATATTAGCTGATGAAATTTATAGCCAGCTTGTATATGACCAAGCTCACACTTCTATCGCTAGCTTTCCTGATATGAAGGAAAAAACTATTGTTATTAATGGTGTATCAAAATCTCATTCCATGACTGGTTTTCGGATTGGCTATGCTTTAGCCCCTCAATGGCTATCTAGACAAATGCTTAAAGTACATCAATATAATGTATCCTGCGCAACATCAATTAGCCAATATGCTGCATTAGAAGCACTAACAAACGGCCTAGAAGATACAAAGTTAATGCGAGAAGCTTATCAGAAACGTAGAGATTATGTCCTTAAACGGTTACAAGCAATGGGACTAGCTTGCCTCAAACCTGAAGGAGCCTTTTATATGTTCCCTCGCTTTCCTTTAAAAGAAAAGACTTCATTCCAGCTCGGATTGGATCTTGTTCGAAAAAACAGGGTTGCATTAGTACCTGGAGATAGTTTTTCAAGTTTGGGAGAAGGATATATGCGATTATCCTACGCTTATGATCAAGCCACATTAGCATTGGGTCTTGATCGCTTAGAAGAATATTTAAAAAATCATTTGCTAAACTAA
- a CDS encoding YkyB family protein, which produces MTEQDNLDEIAKALYTINRHAKTAPDPKHLYFIKKEAINRLLKEKHATKVGLHFSKQPKFSNQYSTLLVRVAGYYFHIPPTKEDFKKLQHLGELDESYRNPQAKMSLSRAKKVIYQYMKWKGKKSTPKNNWKRSTSTYFTPSSLGKMEWPPTKSHRS; this is translated from the coding sequence ATGACTGAACAAGATAACTTAGATGAAATTGCAAAAGCACTTTATACAATAAATCGCCACGCTAAAACTGCTCCTGACCCAAAACATTTATACTTTATAAAAAAAGAAGCCATTAATAGACTTCTCAAAGAAAAACATGCCACAAAGGTAGGACTTCATTTTTCCAAACAACCAAAATTTAGTAATCAATACTCTACTTTACTAGTACGTGTTGCCGGTTATTATTTTCATATACCACCAACTAAAGAAGACTTTAAGAAATTACAACATTTAGGAGAATTAGACGAGAGTTACCGTAACCCGCAAGCTAAAATGTCCTTATCCAGAGCAAAAAAAGTGATTTATCAGTACATGAAATGGAAAGGAAAAAAATCAACACCTAAAAACAATTGGAAAAGGAGTACGTCTACTTACTTTACACCATCTTCGCTTGGTAAAATGGAATGGCCGCCTACCAAATCGCATCGAAGCTAA
- a CDS encoding YjcZ family sporulation protein, with protein MMGFGFGGGGCCNPGYGYGGYGYGSNFALIVVLFILLIIVGAAFFY; from the coding sequence ATAATGGGATTCGGATTTGGTGGTGGAGGCTGTTGCAATCCAGGATATGGATATGGCGGATACGGTTATGGAAGTAACTTTGCGTTAATTGTAGTACTTTTTATTCTATTGATCATTGTAGGTGCTGCATTTTTCTATTAA
- a CDS encoding zinc ribbon domain-containing protein — translation MLYCPYCGTQTKEDEHYCVKCGKYLPEDRYNRINNKSPWIKRWKLPLLSSVIVLLSFLSTYIILEINTAKAKDLYIEGEEKVLKQDYQTAKTLFQEALDHKSNFYQAQNSLDFMDTALSIQAVIKEATTLMEKKQFQQALTMLNKPEQKLKNFNGEAVNQIIELITKKRNTIKLNQIKYELEKKPNIDKLKLLLWEAASIETGEASTITENIRNQIISFVFTKASEQLNNKQFNDAQLIVKDGLKYAPESEKLLSLQTTIDKEKIAFETAQQNRIEQAMSTASQEQQANKSNAIILKNIDLTNDDQGNLVVKGQVQNKAAIPINSIVVKYAILTKKGKEILTNEVYIYPDELYPNEKGKFEFTHYDLDEKYMNLKAEVKAITWYTE, via the coding sequence ATGCTCTATTGTCCTTATTGTGGGACACAAACAAAAGAGGATGAGCACTATTGTGTAAAATGTGGTAAATATCTTCCTGAAGATCGATATAATCGAATTAATAATAAATCTCCATGGATAAAACGTTGGAAATTACCATTATTATCAAGTGTTATCGTTTTACTTTCTTTCCTTTCTACGTATATCATACTGGAAATCAACACCGCAAAAGCCAAGGATCTATATATTGAAGGTGAAGAAAAGGTCTTGAAACAAGATTATCAAACAGCTAAAACTTTATTTCAAGAAGCGTTGGATCATAAAAGTAATTTCTATCAAGCGCAAAACTCATTGGATTTTATGGATACTGCGTTATCTATTCAAGCCGTTATAAAAGAAGCTACAACACTCATGGAAAAGAAACAGTTTCAACAAGCATTAACGATGCTTAACAAACCCGAACAGAAATTAAAAAATTTTAATGGCGAAGCTGTAAATCAAATTATTGAATTAATTACAAAAAAACGCAATACTATTAAACTAAATCAGATTAAGTATGAATTAGAAAAAAAGCCTAATATTGATAAACTGAAGCTGTTATTGTGGGAAGCAGCATCCATCGAAACAGGTGAAGCATCAACAATTACAGAAAATATCCGAAACCAAATTATTAGTTTCGTATTTACTAAGGCAAGTGAACAGCTGAATAATAAACAATTCAACGATGCACAATTGATTGTGAAAGATGGATTGAAATATGCACCAGAGTCAGAAAAATTATTAAGCTTACAAACTACAATTGATAAAGAAAAGATAGCCTTTGAAACAGCACAGCAAAATAGGATCGAACAAGCTATGTCAACTGCAAGTCAAGAGCAACAAGCAAATAAATCAAATGCGATAATCTTAAAAAACATCGACCTTACTAACGATGATCAGGGAAATCTAGTTGTTAAAGGTCAGGTGCAAAATAAGGCCGCGATCCCAATTAACTCGATAGTGGTGAAATATGCTATTTTAACTAAAAAGGGGAAAGAGATATTAACAAATGAGGTCTATATCTATCCAGATGAATTATATCCCAATGAAAAAGGGAAATTTGAATTCACCCATTATGACCTGGATGAAAAGTATATGAATCTAAAAGCTGAAGTCAAGGCAATAACATGGTATACAGAGTAA
- the cbpB gene encoding cyclic-di-AMP-binding protein CbpB, translated as MSMLQEKYLTGITLEEIMIPSEKVAHVQVNNPLEHALLVLVKSGYSAVPVLDSSYKLVGTIGKTAILNQILGLERFEFERLSNIVVKDVLNEDIPCLMKEDSLLQGLNALINHPFVCVADKNKYFDGILTRRAILKQVKKDLYAQND; from the coding sequence TTGAGTATGTTACAAGAGAAATATTTAACAGGCATAACATTGGAAGAAATAATGATACCTTCTGAAAAGGTGGCACATGTACAAGTAAATAATCCGCTTGAGCATGCCTTACTTGTATTGGTTAAGTCGGGTTATTCTGCTGTGCCTGTTCTTGATTCATCGTATAAGTTAGTTGGTACAATTGGAAAAACTGCGATTCTTAACCAGATTCTCGGATTAGAACGTTTCGAATTTGAACGACTTTCAAATATTGTAGTAAAAGATGTGCTCAATGAGGATATTCCATGTCTAATGAAAGAAGATTCCTTATTACAAGGATTGAATGCGCTTATAAATCATCCGTTTGTTTGTGTTGCTGATAAGAATAAATATTTTGATGGGATTTTGACGAGAAGAGCGATTCTTAAGCAAGTAAAAAAAGATTTGTATGCACAAAATGATTAA
- a CDS encoding GGDEF and EAL domain-containing protein: protein MPGQKNVLPIAPCILDHLKEAILLTDQNGIIVTGNPSAYKLLDTECALNKRIDEFIDMSFGAFEEMHQLVELYKNKGTFIELKGIKVDDTYYCFYLKVLRISDKVRELKQYMTNFMANYLEGIIIYDENSGAIIDCDSNCATMFRYTKRQLQTKKLTDLFTNDSLHAFHKNYHIQEFIHELTAFTKYGDQFYVEMLQYPLLKEIMVNVCLLKDVTEQVRNKKRIEYLAYYDELTDLPNRNYFICVLQQAIEQAAIMKQEVAVYTLGLDYFKEINDILGYSVGDELIRYSALRLKNFLQSDTFVARMAGDEFIILQSGINNKKEIISFAERLIRTFEHPIKINGYDIYTSVTIGISLYPNHGEEAEDLIKHANLAMYDNKNKHRNNYKFFEPAISKKFQSTITLESELREAIKDEQLELHYQPQVDFQTDRIVGMEALLRWKHPEKGYIPPNEFITIAEKTGLIIEIGEWVIYEACKQNKAWQDEGFEPFIISVNLSAIQFHQKDLILRIKHILNRTKLDPAYLELEITETMAMTNEQAALQILHKLRDLGILVSIDDFGTGYSSLKLLSLFPISKLKIDKIFMENRHEENQLIVKSIIHLCHLLNMRVVAEGVETEEQFAFLKAEQCDELQGFYFSKPLPPNEVSRLLTKHH, encoded by the coding sequence ATGCCTGGACAGAAAAATGTTCTACCAATTGCTCCGTGTATTCTGGATCATTTAAAAGAAGCGATACTGCTAACAGATCAAAACGGTATCATTGTGACCGGCAATCCATCTGCTTATAAGTTATTAGATACAGAATGTGCTCTGAATAAGCGAATCGATGAATTTATAGATATGTCGTTTGGTGCATTTGAGGAAATGCATCAGCTAGTTGAACTGTATAAAAACAAAGGTACGTTTATCGAATTAAAAGGAATCAAGGTTGACGATACGTATTATTGTTTTTACTTAAAGGTATTACGAATTTCCGATAAGGTTCGGGAATTAAAACAATATATGACTAACTTTATGGCTAACTATCTCGAAGGAATTATTATATATGATGAGAATAGTGGTGCAATTATTGATTGTGACTCAAATTGCGCTACTATGTTTCGTTATACAAAGCGGCAATTACAAACGAAAAAGCTGACGGATCTATTTACTAATGACAGTTTACATGCATTTCATAAAAACTATCATATACAAGAGTTTATTCACGAGTTAACAGCGTTTACCAAATACGGAGATCAATTTTATGTGGAAATGCTGCAATATCCATTATTAAAGGAAATAATGGTTAACGTTTGCTTATTAAAAGATGTGACGGAACAAGTAAGAAATAAAAAGCGGATTGAATATTTAGCTTATTATGATGAGCTAACTGATTTACCTAATCGCAATTATTTTATATGTGTTTTACAACAAGCAATTGAACAAGCTGCCATTATGAAACAGGAGGTGGCTGTATATACATTAGGTCTAGATTACTTTAAAGAAATAAATGATATATTGGGATATTCGGTTGGTGATGAACTAATTCGTTATAGCGCCCTTCGATTGAAGAACTTTTTACAATCTGATACGTTTGTTGCACGTATGGCGGGGGATGAATTTATCATACTACAATCTGGAATTAATAATAAAAAAGAGATTATATCATTTGCCGAACGGTTAATTCGGACGTTTGAACATCCGATTAAAATTAATGGCTATGATATTTACACATCTGTAACAATAGGAATTAGCCTATATCCTAACCATGGAGAAGAAGCAGAAGATTTAATAAAACATGCGAATTTAGCCATGTATGATAACAAAAATAAACATCGGAACAACTATAAATTCTTTGAACCTGCCATATCAAAAAAATTTCAGTCTACAATCACGCTAGAAAGTGAACTACGTGAAGCGATTAAAGATGAACAGTTAGAACTTCATTACCAACCACAAGTGGATTTTCAAACGGATCGTATCGTAGGGATGGAAGCACTGTTGCGCTGGAAGCACCCAGAAAAAGGATATATCCCTCCAAACGAGTTTATTACGATTGCAGAAAAAACAGGATTGATTATTGAAATTGGTGAATGGGTCATTTATGAAGCCTGTAAACAAAATAAAGCATGGCAGGATGAGGGATTTGAACCTTTTATTATTAGTGTAAACCTTTCAGCAATACAATTTCATCAAAAGGATTTAATTTTAAGAATAAAGCATATCTTAAATCGTACTAAACTTGATCCAGCATATTTGGAATTAGAGATAACAGAAACAATGGCGATGACGAATGAACAAGCTGCACTACAAATATTGCATAAATTAAGAGATTTAGGGATTCTTGTCTCCATTGATGACTTTGGTACAGGTTACTCATCGTTAAAATTACTCAGCCTTTTTCCGATCTCCAAATTAAAGATTGATAAAATTTTTATGGAGAATAGGCATGAGGAAAATCAATTGATTGTTAAATCAATTATCCATTTATGTCATTTATTAAACATGCGAGTTGTAGCAGAAGGTGTAGAGACGGAGGAACAGTTTGCTTTTTTAAAGGCAGAACAATGTGATGAATTGCAAGGGTTTTATTTTAGTAAACCATTACCGCCTAATGAGGTTTCACGTCTATTGACAAAACATCATTAA
- a CDS encoding S1C family serine protease, translated as MNKNKYAAIILSAAILMIGFTVIVYLFQQSKHENIVISNPVINKITNTKELDLKSIIHEAEKNVIQIEGQTKDSTTTGSGFLYNKKGDIITNAHVIKGSDVIYVRTADAKVYPAAVVGIGEETDIAVIRVPQLAGEFLTVEKEKTPEVGDEVMALGSPHGFQNTVTLGIISGKERDFAVDGFNYNNAFQISAQIAEGNSGGPLIDRNSGNVIGVNSVGTKDGTIGFSIPIKDVIKQIEIWSNKAQTDELDFASTSDIISTKDPKELKQDAEYLISYFLDSIELRDYVNAYTLLSSEMLSKTSYAEFRDRYIDFIKINDEKPKSMATDSNQVKTTLKVTIETRSKKEEKPSKTTYNYTFITKYENDQLKIFSIAAEKL; from the coding sequence GTGAACAAAAATAAATATGCTGCCATCATTCTATCAGCTGCTATTCTTATGATTGGTTTCACTGTAATTGTTTATTTGTTTCAACAATCAAAACACGAAAATATTGTAATTAGTAATCCTGTTATTAATAAAATTACAAATACAAAGGAACTTGATTTAAAATCGATTATTCATGAAGCCGAAAAGAATGTGATACAAATCGAAGGGCAAACGAAAGACAGTACAACGACAGGCTCCGGGTTTCTGTATAACAAAAAAGGCGACATTATTACCAATGCACATGTAATTAAAGGTTCGGATGTCATTTATGTTAGAACTGCTGATGCAAAAGTTTACCCAGCAGCAGTTGTAGGTATTGGCGAGGAGACAGATATTGCTGTTATCCGTGTACCTCAACTTGCAGGAGAATTTCTAACAGTAGAAAAAGAAAAAACACCAGAAGTAGGAGATGAAGTAATGGCGCTGGGAAGTCCGCATGGTTTCCAAAACACGGTAACCTTAGGGATTATTTCTGGTAAAGAACGTGATTTTGCTGTTGATGGCTTTAACTATAATAATGCTTTTCAAATCTCTGCACAAATTGCTGAAGGAAATAGTGGTGGACCTTTAATTGACCGAAACAGCGGTAATGTTATAGGTGTAAACTCAGTTGGAACCAAGGATGGGACAATTGGATTTAGTATTCCAATTAAAGATGTAATTAAACAAATTGAAATATGGTCTAATAAAGCACAAACAGATGAATTAGATTTTGCCAGTACTTCAGATATTATTAGTACCAAAGACCCGAAAGAGCTAAAACAAGATGCAGAATATTTAATCTCCTACTTTCTCGACAGTATTGAGTTAAGAGATTATGTTAATGCCTATACACTTCTAAGCAGCGAAATGCTTTCAAAAACCTCATATGCTGAATTTCGAGATCGTTACATTGATTTTATTAAAATAAACGATGAAAAGCCAAAGAGCATGGCGACAGACAGTAATCAGGTAAAAACGACATTAAAAGTAACCATCGAAACACGTTCTAAAAAGGAAGAAAAGCCAAGTAAAACCACATATAATTATACGTTTATAACAAAATATGAAAACGACCAATTAAAGATCTTTAGCATTGCGGCAGAGAAATTGTAA
- a CDS encoding FbpB family small basic protein: MRPKTLSFEQLVKQNKQELLEDENSISRIERKLEKRKMELIEKKQAKKEVNI, translated from the coding sequence ATGCGACCTAAAACGTTAAGCTTTGAGCAACTAGTAAAGCAAAATAAACAAGAATTGCTTGAAGATGAAAATAGTATTTCAAGAATTGAAAGAAAATTAGAAAAAAGGAAAATGGAACTTATAGAAAAGAAACAAGCAAAAAAAGAAGTTAACATCTAA
- a CDS encoding metallophosphoesterase, with translation MNRRTFLKKAVGSLLALLGLSSGTYYYARDVEPILLHINKNTIASKKITNSFNNFKIVQFSDTHVGFHYSLQQLKELVQKINGLDPDLIVFTGDLVDEPQNFHWDSKIINVLKQLSAYHGKFWIYGNHDHGGYGTEVVNDVMKKAGFQLLQNNHTTIEIANEEIVIAGIDDVMLGKPDLDAALVNANPNLFTILLAHEPDFADIAKKYPIDVQLSGHSHGGQIRFPLIGHLYSPAYAKKYVQGKYSLNNDKFLLFVNSGIGTTRAPFRFLCKPEIHEYSLKSLS, from the coding sequence ATGAACAGAAGAACATTTCTAAAAAAAGCGGTTGGTAGCTTGCTTGCTTTATTAGGATTAAGTAGTGGAACCTATTATTATGCTAGAGATGTAGAACCAATTCTACTTCATATTAATAAAAATACAATTGCATCGAAAAAAATCACAAACTCGTTTAATAACTTTAAAATCGTGCAGTTTTCTGATACGCATGTCGGATTTCATTATTCACTGCAACAATTAAAAGAATTAGTTCAAAAAATAAATGGATTAGATCCTGATTTAATTGTATTTACAGGTGACCTTGTCGATGAACCACAAAATTTCCATTGGGATTCAAAGATTATTAATGTATTAAAACAGCTTAGCGCTTATCACGGAAAATTTTGGATATACGGAAACCATGATCACGGCGGTTATGGTACAGAGGTTGTTAATGATGTAATGAAAAAAGCCGGTTTTCAATTATTACAAAACAACCATACTACCATTGAAATCGCGAATGAAGAAATAGTAATAGCAGGAATCGATGATGTTATGTTAGGAAAACCAGACTTAGATGCTGCATTAGTTAATGCGAATCCTAATCTCTTTACTATTCTCTTAGCACATGAGCCAGACTTTGCAGATATCGCCAAAAAATACCCTATTGATGTACAATTATCCGGGCACAGCCATGGGGGACAAATTAGATTTCCATTGATTGGACATTTATATAGCCCTGCTTATGCTAAAAAGTATGTACAAGGAAAATATAGCTTGAATAATGATAAATTCCTGTTATTTGTGAATAGTGGTATTGGTACAACCAGAGCTCCATTTCGTTTTCTTTGTAAACCTGAAATACATGAATATTCATTAAAGTCCCTTTCTTAA